A genome region from Catenulispora sp. EB89 includes the following:
- a CDS encoding copper transporter, with protein sequence MIDFRYHVVSIVAVFLALTVGLVIGSSYLSKVAYDELNNQLSSLRGQNQALHSTQNELDNQVRDRDSLIAALGPDAVAGKLAGHSVAVVMLPGADGSSGDALAALLGKAGAQVTGEVTLKSALLDPGQATKLAATGAKLPAAERGGEQLPTPSASATSGTPAPVVAMADIAGAVVHRIPANSSGIGEQKITDQASQDVLTAYSDAGFVDVKAASATSADLVVVLAPPAPSSGSAGNDAADALYLGFLKDLTGGGRSLGAVLAGPASSAASPGLLAAALKDGWVSKNVSTADTADQPSGRIITVFALAEAAGGKTGHYGLTGTADGPLPDLH encoded by the coding sequence TTGATCGACTTCCGCTACCACGTCGTCTCCATCGTCGCCGTCTTCCTCGCCCTCACCGTCGGCCTGGTCATCGGGTCCTCCTACCTGAGCAAGGTCGCCTACGACGAGCTGAACAACCAGCTCTCCTCCCTGCGCGGCCAGAACCAGGCGCTGCACAGCACCCAGAACGAGCTCGACAACCAGGTCCGCGACCGGGACAGCCTGATCGCCGCGCTGGGCCCGGACGCCGTCGCCGGCAAGCTCGCCGGCCACTCCGTCGCTGTGGTGATGCTCCCCGGTGCCGACGGCTCCAGCGGCGACGCTCTGGCCGCGCTGCTCGGGAAGGCCGGAGCGCAGGTCACCGGCGAGGTGACGCTGAAGTCCGCGCTGCTGGACCCGGGCCAGGCCACGAAGCTGGCCGCCACCGGCGCGAAGCTCCCGGCCGCCGAGCGCGGGGGAGAGCAGCTGCCGACCCCGTCGGCCTCCGCGACGTCCGGCACGCCGGCCCCGGTGGTCGCCATGGCCGACATCGCCGGCGCGGTGGTACACCGCATACCGGCGAACTCCTCCGGCATCGGCGAGCAGAAGATCACGGACCAGGCGTCCCAGGACGTGCTGACCGCCTACAGCGACGCGGGGTTCGTCGACGTGAAGGCGGCCAGCGCGACCTCGGCGGACCTGGTGGTGGTGCTGGCCCCGCCGGCCCCGTCCTCGGGCTCCGCGGGCAACGACGCCGCCGACGCGCTGTACCTCGGCTTCCTGAAGGACCTGACCGGCGGCGGCCGCTCGCTGGGCGCGGTCCTGGCCGGCCCGGCGTCCTCGGCGGCGAGCCCGGGGCTGCTGGCCGCGGCGCTGAAGGACGGCTGGGTGTCGAAGAACGTGTCGACCGCGGACACCGCCGACCAGCCCTCGGGCCGCATCATCACGGTGTTCGCCCTCGCCGAGGCCGCCGGCGGCAAGACCGGGCACTACGGACTCACCGGGACGGCCGACGGGCCGCTGCCGGACCTGCACTGA
- the steA gene encoding putative cytokinetic ring protein SteA yields the protein MTHSPHRPRRRAQARQPDLPGLSGVARVDRRTKDLTKRLRAGEIALIDHVDLDGPAAEALLACKPAAVVNAAKSLSGRYPAMGLEILLLAGIPVVDEVGSAVLERICEGDMVRLDGNVILRGSTPVAVGKAVDLDEVVEALAEARSTVSEQIEAFTANTMEYLRAERDLLFDGVGVPDITTELDGRHVLMVVRGTHHKDDLAVLRPYIREYRPVCIGVDGGADALLEGGHKPDIIVGDMDSVSDEALGCGAELIVHAYPDGTAPGLDRVTNLGLPCVLFPAAGTSEDVAMLLADDKGATLIVAVGGHTNLVEFLEKGRGGMASTFLTRLRVGGKLVDAKGVSRLYRSRISNASLAALVLAALTTIIATLLVSPAGKGYLTVLGSLWDDFVFWLRSSFS from the coding sequence ATGACGCACTCTCCGCACCGTCCCCGACGCCGAGCCCAGGCCCGCCAGCCAGATTTGCCGGGTCTTTCCGGCGTTGCCCGCGTGGACCGCCGCACCAAGGACCTGACCAAGCGCCTGCGGGCCGGCGAGATCGCTCTCATTGACCACGTCGACCTGGACGGCCCGGCCGCCGAGGCGCTGTTGGCCTGCAAGCCCGCGGCCGTGGTGAACGCTGCCAAGTCGTTGTCCGGCCGCTACCCGGCGATGGGCCTGGAGATCCTGCTCTTGGCCGGCATCCCGGTGGTCGACGAGGTCGGGTCGGCCGTGCTGGAGCGGATCTGCGAGGGCGACATGGTGCGCCTGGACGGCAACGTCATCCTGCGCGGCAGCACCCCGGTCGCGGTCGGCAAGGCCGTGGATCTGGACGAGGTCGTCGAGGCGCTGGCCGAGGCCCGCTCGACGGTCTCGGAGCAGATCGAGGCGTTCACCGCGAACACCATGGAGTACCTGCGCGCCGAGCGCGACCTGCTGTTCGACGGTGTCGGCGTCCCGGACATCACCACCGAGCTGGACGGCCGCCACGTCCTGATGGTGGTTCGCGGCACGCACCACAAGGACGACCTGGCGGTGCTGCGTCCCTACATCCGCGAGTACCGGCCGGTGTGCATAGGGGTCGACGGCGGCGCCGACGCGCTGCTGGAGGGCGGCCACAAGCCGGACATCATCGTCGGCGACATGGACTCGGTCTCCGACGAGGCGCTGGGCTGCGGCGCGGAGCTGATCGTGCACGCCTACCCGGACGGAACCGCCCCGGGCCTGGACCGCGTCACCAACCTGGGGCTGCCGTGCGTGCTGTTCCCGGCGGCCGGCACGAGCGAGGACGTGGCGATGCTGCTGGCCGACGACAAGGGCGCGACCCTGATCGTCGCCGTCGGCGGCCACACCAACCTGGTGGAGTTCCTGGAGAAGGGGCGCGGCGGGATGGCCTCGACGTTCCTGACCCGGCTGCGCGTGGGCGGCAAGCTGGTGGACGCCAAGGGCGTCTCGCGGCTGTACCGCAGCCGCATCTCCAACGCGTCCCTGGCCGCGCTGGTGCTCGCCGCGCTCACCACGATCATCGCCACGCTGCTGGTCTCGCCGGCCGGGAAGGGGTACCTGACCGTGCTGGGTTCGCTGTGGGACGACTTCGTGTTCTGGCTGCGGAGTTCGTTCTCGTAG
- a CDS encoding sensor histidine kinase, producing the protein MSTGTSTSAGPATRATRSARAARAVRATAQATARAAGQVRSWGEALSRLAAADVADVLGAPSAGHTGLIMSSGTEEFPDLRRWTERWPAVAVVLRLVAIGGVSFTVAHSHRPAAWVFGAMAALAGVVWSVSAVRRIPVLVPAVAVIALCGAVLAGPGLAEPSGLTYVFMSVMYLQAMTEARATALYVGIAAVVVGAVSAVAANDGSQFPWVVAVTVSGYLFGDARRSRRLALERAQDLLVMTRRANTEQAHAAALAERGRIARDVHDVLAHSLSGLAIQLEAADALMTDGADLERAHTMVIRARRLARDGLSEVRRAVAALREDVKPPEETLAVLAADYAEVTGWPATFEVVDGPVPELAVETAQTLQRVAQEALTNARKHAPGAAVAVRLAVGADTVTLTVENEASTRPSTPLSDSGGGWGLVGLRERVGLVGGSVEAGGTEGGGFRVAAVVPVEFGGTPA; encoded by the coding sequence GTGAGTACAGGCACGAGCACGAGCGCCGGGCCGGCCACCCGCGCCACCCGTTCCGCGCGCGCCGCCCGCGCCGTCCGAGCCACCGCCCAAGCCACAGCCCGGGCCGCCGGCCAGGTCCGGAGCTGGGGCGAGGCCCTGAGCCGCCTCGCCGCGGCCGACGTGGCCGACGTGCTTGGCGCCCCGTCGGCCGGGCACACTGGCCTCATCATGAGCAGCGGCACCGAGGAGTTCCCCGACCTGCGGCGGTGGACCGAGCGCTGGCCCGCGGTCGCCGTGGTGCTGCGGCTGGTGGCCATCGGCGGCGTGTCGTTCACCGTCGCGCACAGCCACCGGCCGGCGGCCTGGGTCTTCGGCGCGATGGCGGCGCTGGCCGGCGTCGTGTGGTCGGTCTCGGCGGTGCGGCGGATACCGGTGCTGGTGCCGGCCGTCGCGGTGATAGCGCTGTGCGGCGCGGTGCTGGCCGGTCCGGGGCTGGCCGAGCCGTCGGGGCTGACGTACGTCTTCATGAGCGTGATGTACCTGCAGGCCATGACCGAAGCGCGGGCGACCGCGCTGTACGTCGGCATCGCGGCCGTCGTGGTCGGCGCGGTCAGCGCGGTCGCCGCGAACGACGGAAGCCAGTTCCCCTGGGTCGTCGCGGTGACGGTCAGCGGCTACCTGTTCGGCGACGCGCGCCGCTCCCGCCGCCTGGCGCTGGAACGTGCGCAGGACCTGCTGGTGATGACGCGCCGAGCCAACACCGAGCAGGCGCACGCGGCGGCACTGGCCGAGCGCGGACGGATCGCCCGGGACGTGCACGACGTGCTGGCGCACTCGCTGTCGGGCCTGGCGATCCAACTGGAAGCCGCCGACGCCCTGATGACCGACGGCGCAGACCTGGAGCGCGCCCACACGATGGTGATCCGCGCCCGCCGTCTGGCCCGCGACGGCCTGTCGGAGGTCCGCCGCGCGGTGGCGGCGCTGCGCGAGGACGTGAAGCCGCCGGAGGAGACGCTGGCGGTACTGGCGGCGGACTACGCGGAGGTCACCGGCTGGCCGGCGACGTTCGAGGTGGTCGACGGACCGGTGCCAGAGCTGGCCGTGGAGACGGCGCAGACCCTCCAGCGCGTGGCGCAGGAAGCACTGACGAACGCGCGCAAGCACGCACCCGGCGCGGCGGTCGCGGTACGGCTGGCGGTGGGAGCGGACACGGTCACACTGACGGTCGAGAACGAGGCCTCGACAAGACCTTCAACACCGCTGTCGGACTCCGGCGGCGGCTGGGGACTGGTCGGGCTGCGGGAGCGGGTCGGGCTGGTCGGCGGGTCGGTGGAGGCGGGGGGCACGGAGGGCGGGGGGTTCCGGGTGGCGGCGGTGGTGCCGGTTGAGTTCGGTGGCACCCCCGCCTGA
- a CDS encoding response regulator, with product MAAIRVVVADDQAAVRDGLVALLSVTPGVEVVGEAADGAAAVAAAETLRPDVVLMDLRMPGVDGVEATRLIGESAPDVRVVVLTTHADDASILKALRAGATGYLTKESGRAEIARAIEAAASGQSVLDDGVTAILLAAAVDVPPSVDLTPREAEVLTLIARGKSNTEIAEELFVSAATVKTHINNLFAKIGVRDRAQAVRYALRHGLD from the coding sequence GTGGCAGCAATCCGAGTAGTAGTCGCCGATGACCAAGCAGCAGTACGCGACGGCCTGGTCGCCCTCCTGTCCGTGACCCCCGGCGTCGAGGTGGTCGGGGAGGCCGCCGATGGTGCGGCGGCGGTGGCGGCGGCGGAGACGCTGCGGCCGGATGTCGTGCTCATGGATCTGCGGATGCCCGGCGTCGACGGGGTCGAGGCGACTCGGCTGATCGGGGAGAGTGCGCCGGATGTGCGGGTCGTGGTGCTCACCACGCACGCCGATGACGCCTCGATCCTCAAAGCTCTGCGAGCCGGCGCCACCGGCTACCTCACCAAGGAGTCCGGGCGCGCTGAGATCGCGCGGGCCATCGAAGCCGCCGCGTCGGGACAGTCGGTGCTGGACGACGGGGTCACCGCCATACTGCTCGCCGCCGCCGTCGACGTCCCGCCCTCGGTCGACCTGACCCCGCGCGAGGCCGAGGTGCTGACGCTCATCGCGCGCGGGAAGTCGAACACCGAGATCGCCGAGGAATTGTTCGTCTCCGCCGCGACGGTGAAGACGCACATCAACAATCTGTTCGCGAAGATCGGCGTTCGCGACCGGGCTCAGGCCGTGCGGTACGCGTTGCGGCACGGGCTCGACTGA
- the recN gene encoding DNA repair protein RecN, with protein MRIRGLGVIEDAVLELSPGFTAVTGETGAGKTMVVTGLGLLFGGRSDSALVRPGAERASVEGRLVVDPKGAAGLAAAEAGAELEPVGKDKAELIIARSVSSEGRSRASLGGAAVPIGVLGGLADDLVAMHGQSAQQSLLQPARQRQALDRYAGPAVAEPLAEYKACFDRLKKIDSTLDELTTRARERAQEADLLRFGLAEVERLEPVEGEDAELDAESERLGHADTLRTASGGAHMALAGSPDDPASINALSLVSEATRALEAARGHDPALAELAQRLDEASFLLADVSTELAAYADSIEADPRRLADVQQRISDLNSLMRKYGPKLSDVIAWASDGALRLSELEGDDDRIASLTEERTAARSELAGHAARVSAARSQAADKFAAAVTTELAELAMPHARVEVPVAQKDSADGLELEPGGRTVAFGPTGVDDVEIRLAPHPGAPFLPIAKGASGGELSRVMLAVEVVFAGSDPVPTFVFDEVDAGVGGKAAVEVGRRLARLARSAQVVVVTHLPQVAAFADRQLVVKKANDGLVTRSGVVVLDDAARRRELARMLAGLEESELGQAHADELLQAAAADRQRA; from the coding sequence ATGAGGATTCGCGGCCTCGGCGTCATCGAGGACGCGGTATTGGAGCTGTCGCCCGGATTCACGGCCGTCACCGGCGAGACCGGAGCCGGCAAGACGATGGTGGTCACCGGCCTCGGCCTGCTGTTCGGAGGCCGTTCGGACTCCGCCCTGGTCCGGCCCGGCGCCGAGCGGGCCTCGGTCGAGGGCCGCCTGGTCGTGGACCCCAAGGGCGCCGCCGGCCTGGCCGCCGCCGAAGCCGGCGCCGAGCTCGAGCCCGTCGGAAAGGACAAGGCAGAACTCATCATCGCCCGGTCGGTGTCCTCCGAGGGGCGCTCCCGGGCCAGCCTGGGCGGCGCCGCGGTCCCGATCGGCGTCCTCGGCGGCCTGGCCGACGACCTGGTGGCGATGCACGGCCAGTCCGCGCAGCAGTCCCTGTTGCAGCCGGCGCGCCAGCGCCAGGCCCTGGACCGCTACGCCGGCCCGGCCGTCGCCGAGCCCCTGGCCGAGTACAAGGCCTGCTTCGACCGCCTGAAGAAGATCGACTCCACCCTCGACGAGCTGACCACGCGGGCCCGCGAGCGGGCCCAGGAGGCCGACCTGCTGCGCTTCGGCCTGGCCGAGGTCGAGCGCCTGGAGCCGGTCGAGGGCGAGGACGCCGAACTCGACGCCGAGTCCGAGCGCCTCGGCCACGCCGACACGCTGCGCACCGCCTCCGGCGGCGCGCACATGGCGCTGGCCGGCAGCCCCGACGACCCGGCGTCGATCAACGCGCTGTCCCTGGTGTCGGAGGCGACCCGCGCGCTGGAGGCGGCCCGCGGCCACGACCCGGCGCTGGCCGAGCTCGCGCAGCGCCTGGACGAGGCGTCGTTCCTGCTGGCGGACGTCTCCACGGAGCTGGCGGCGTACGCCGACTCGATCGAGGCCGACCCGCGCCGCCTGGCCGACGTCCAGCAGCGCATCAGCGACCTCAACAGCCTGATGCGCAAGTACGGCCCGAAGCTCTCCGACGTCATCGCCTGGGCCTCCGACGGCGCGCTGCGCCTGTCCGAGCTTGAGGGCGACGACGACCGCATCGCCTCCCTGACCGAGGAGCGCACCGCGGCGCGCTCGGAGCTGGCCGGGCACGCCGCGCGGGTGTCGGCGGCGCGCTCGCAGGCCGCGGACAAGTTCGCGGCGGCGGTGACCACGGAGCTGGCCGAGCTGGCGATGCCGCACGCGCGCGTCGAGGTCCCGGTGGCCCAGAAGGACTCCGCCGACGGCCTGGAGCTGGAGCCGGGCGGCCGGACGGTGGCCTTCGGCCCCACCGGCGTCGACGACGTCGAGATCCGCCTGGCCCCGCACCCGGGCGCGCCGTTCCTGCCGATCGCCAAGGGCGCGTCCGGCGGCGAGCTGTCGCGCGTGATGCTGGCGGTCGAGGTGGTCTTCGCCGGCTCGGACCCGGTGCCGACGTTCGTCTTCGACGAGGTCGACGCGGGCGTCGGCGGCAAGGCCGCGGTCGAGGTGGGGCGGCGGCTGGCGCGGCTGGCGCGGTCCGCGCAGGTCGTGGTGGTGACGCACCTGCCGCAGGTGGCGGCGTTCGCCGACCGGCAGCTGGTGGTGAAGAAGGCCAACGACGGGCTGGTGACGCGCTCGGGCGTGGTGGTGCTCGACGACGCGGCGCGGCGGCGGGAGCTGGCGCGGATGCTCGCCGGGCTGGAGGAGTCGGAGCTCGGGCAGGCGCATGCCGACGAGTTGTTGCAGGCGGCTGCGGCGGATCGGCAGCGGGCTTAG
- a CDS encoding NAD kinase, translating into MGHGERNVLLVVHTGRRVALDAARDTVARLSASGVGVRVLAGEAGELETDAPVCAAGTEALEEIELVVVLGGDGTMLRGAEVARSAGVPLLGVNLGRVGFLAEAEYEDLAFVVDRIVARDYTVEERMTLDVEVSLDGRVVDRSWALNEASVEKASRERMLEVLVSIDRRPLSKWGCDGVIFATPTGSTAYNFSAGGPIVWPDLDALLLVPISAHALFARPLVVSPHSLLALELQPNGDETGSKGAVMWCDGRRVLDLPAGARVEVRHGALPVRFARLHKAPFTDRLVAKFALPVDGWRAEK; encoded by the coding sequence ATGGGACACGGCGAGCGCAACGTGCTGTTGGTCGTCCATACCGGCCGGCGGGTGGCGCTGGACGCCGCGCGCGACACGGTCGCGCGGCTGTCGGCCAGCGGGGTCGGGGTGCGCGTGCTGGCCGGGGAGGCCGGGGAGCTGGAGACCGACGCTCCGGTCTGCGCGGCCGGCACCGAGGCGCTGGAGGAGATCGAGCTGGTGGTGGTGCTCGGCGGCGACGGCACGATGCTGCGCGGCGCCGAGGTGGCGCGCTCGGCCGGGGTCCCGCTGCTGGGCGTCAACCTGGGCCGGGTCGGGTTCCTGGCCGAGGCCGAGTACGAGGACCTGGCCTTCGTCGTGGACCGCATCGTGGCCCGGGACTACACGGTCGAGGAGCGGATGACCCTCGACGTCGAGGTCAGCCTCGACGGGCGGGTCGTGGACCGTTCCTGGGCGCTGAACGAGGCCAGCGTGGAGAAGGCCTCGCGCGAGCGGATGCTGGAGGTGCTGGTCTCCATCGACCGCCGGCCGCTGTCGAAGTGGGGCTGCGACGGCGTCATCTTCGCCACCCCGACCGGTTCCACCGCCTACAACTTCTCCGCCGGGGGCCCGATCGTCTGGCCGGACCTGGATGCCCTGCTGCTGGTGCCGATCAGCGCGCACGCGCTGTTCGCGCGGCCGCTGGTGGTCTCCCCGCACTCGCTGCTGGCGCTGGAGCTCCAGCCCAACGGGGACGAGACCGGGAGCAAGGGCGCTGTGATGTGGTGCGACGGCCGCCGGGTGCTCGACCTGCCGGCCGGCGCGCGGGTCGAGGTGCGGCACGGCGCGCTGCCGGTGCGGTTCGCGCGGCTGCACAAGGCGCCGTTCACCGACCGGCTGGTCGCGAAGTTCGCGCTGCCGGTGGACGGCTGGCGCGCGGAGAAGTAG
- a CDS encoding TlyA family RNA methyltransferase: MTARRRLDAELVRRNLARSREQARELIEAGRVKVGGQTAGKPATQVETSAAIVVAEAGTGPDYVSRGGHKLAGALAAFAADGLSFAGRRALDAGASTGGFTDVLLRNGAAHVVAVDVGYGQLAWSLRTDERVTVLDRTNVRDLAPEMIGGPVELVVGDLSFISLRLVLPALAACATEEADLTLMVKPQFEVGRERLGSGGVVRDVGLHAEAVRDVAAAAGRAGLGVRGVAASPLPGPAGNVEYFLWLRADAPPLREEDLARAIKEGPAGDGRFDTDSAPEPAPDDISRAGSIANEGSGEAS, from the coding sequence GTGACCGCCCGGCGCCGCCTGGACGCCGAGCTGGTGCGCCGCAACCTCGCCCGCTCCCGCGAGCAGGCCCGGGAGCTGATCGAGGCCGGTCGGGTGAAGGTCGGCGGCCAGACCGCGGGCAAGCCCGCGACGCAGGTGGAGACCTCCGCGGCGATCGTGGTGGCCGAGGCCGGCACCGGCCCGGACTACGTCTCGCGCGGCGGGCACAAGCTGGCCGGCGCGCTGGCCGCGTTCGCCGCCGACGGCCTGAGCTTCGCCGGCCGCCGCGCGCTGGACGCCGGCGCCTCCACCGGCGGTTTCACCGACGTGCTGCTGCGCAACGGCGCCGCGCACGTGGTCGCCGTCGACGTCGGCTACGGCCAGCTCGCCTGGTCGCTGCGCACCGACGAGCGGGTCACCGTCCTGGACCGCACCAACGTGCGCGACCTGGCGCCGGAGATGATCGGCGGTCCGGTGGAACTCGTGGTGGGTGATCTGTCGTTCATCTCACTGCGGCTGGTGCTGCCGGCGCTGGCCGCCTGCGCGACCGAGGAGGCGGATCTGACCCTGATGGTCAAGCCGCAGTTCGAGGTCGGCCGGGAGCGGTTGGGCTCCGGCGGCGTGGTGCGCGACGTCGGCCTGCACGCCGAGGCGGTGCGGGACGTGGCCGCCGCGGCGGGCCGGGCCGGGCTCGGGGTGCGCGGCGTGGCCGCCAGCCCGCTGCCGGGACCGGCGGGCAACGTCGAGTACTTCCTGTGGCTGCGGGCCGACGCGCCGCCGCTGCGCGAGGAGGACCTGGCGCGCGCCATCAAGGAGGGCCCGGCCGGGGACGGCCGGTTCGACACGGACTCCGCGCCGGAGCCCGCTCCGGACGACATCAGTCGAGCGGGATCGATCGCGAACGAGGGGTCAGGGGAAGCGAGCTGA
- a CDS encoding glycosyltransferase 87 family protein — MAMVDDGAWIDRLTTSYKPWSRRRAAAWWMAAAVLVFGVGLIAGKGGNPLIDLKVYRDGGISFMKDLPLYTARFPHPLKGPDLPFTYPPFAAVVFSVLGFVGYYLAAVLMVAIGFSALTWTIYLVLHNRAGARFLPEPTPRVLVTLTLASLVMEPISSTFLHGQINLLLMGLVVTDALGPKTRIPRGVLAGIAAAIKLTPAVFLLYFVARRQWKTASNMAASFVGATSLSFILAPRDSKAYWTATVFDPTRIGDLGYAANQSLRGGLHRLGGLPGMAMSVKTEEHLWFALSMVVIGLAYLGARRAIRREDPVCALAVVAACQLLISPVSWSHHWVWIAPMLLPFAIQIVRGRDRLKMAGLALLTVVFLIGPLLLFPTNNGLEMHWGWWENVIGDAYLLITLSFVVWAAVSRKNKPAGRAAPLPAPRVPAASSTRTPAEVR; from the coding sequence ATGGCGATGGTGGACGACGGTGCCTGGATCGACCGTTTGACAACCTCCTACAAGCCGTGGAGCCGCCGCCGGGCGGCCGCCTGGTGGATGGCCGCGGCCGTTCTGGTCTTCGGAGTCGGGCTGATAGCCGGCAAGGGCGGGAACCCGCTGATAGACCTGAAGGTCTACCGGGACGGCGGGATCTCCTTCATGAAGGACCTGCCGCTGTACACGGCACGCTTCCCGCATCCGCTCAAGGGCCCGGACCTGCCGTTCACCTACCCGCCGTTCGCGGCCGTGGTGTTCAGCGTGCTGGGCTTCGTCGGGTACTACCTGGCCGCGGTGCTCATGGTGGCGATCGGGTTCAGTGCCCTGACCTGGACCATCTACCTGGTGCTGCACAACCGCGCCGGGGCCCGCTTCCTGCCCGAGCCCACGCCCCGGGTGCTGGTCACGCTGACCCTGGCCAGCCTGGTGATGGAGCCGATCAGCAGCACGTTCCTGCACGGGCAGATCAACCTGCTGCTGATGGGGCTGGTCGTCACCGACGCCCTGGGCCCCAAGACCCGGATCCCGCGCGGCGTGCTGGCCGGCATCGCCGCGGCGATCAAGCTGACCCCGGCGGTGTTCCTGCTCTACTTCGTGGCGCGCCGGCAGTGGAAGACCGCCTCCAACATGGCGGCGTCCTTCGTCGGAGCGACGTCGCTCAGCTTCATCCTGGCGCCCCGCGACAGCAAGGCGTACTGGACCGCGACGGTCTTCGACCCGACCCGCATCGGCGACCTCGGATACGCCGCCAACCAGTCGCTGCGCGGCGGCCTGCACCGGCTCGGCGGCCTGCCCGGCATGGCGATGTCGGTGAAGACCGAGGAGCACCTCTGGTTCGCGCTGTCGATGGTCGTCATCGGCCTGGCCTACCTGGGCGCCCGGCGTGCGATCCGGCGCGAGGACCCGGTGTGCGCGCTGGCCGTGGTCGCCGCCTGCCAGCTGCTCATCTCCCCGGTCTCCTGGTCGCACCACTGGGTGTGGATCGCGCCGATGCTGCTGCCGTTCGCGATCCAGATCGTGCGCGGCCGCGACCGCCTGAAGATGGCCGGCCTGGCGCTGCTCACCGTGGTGTTCCTGATCGGCCCGCTGCTGCTGTTCCCGACCAACAACGGCCTGGAGATGCACTGGGGCTGGTGGGAGAACGTGATCGGCGACGCGTACCTGCTCATCACGCTGTCGTTCGTGGTCTGGGCGGCGGTCTCGCGCAAGAACAAGCCGGCCGGGCGGGCCGCGCCGCTCCCGGCGCCGCGCGTGCCGGCCGCGAGCAGCACGCGTACACCGGCCGAGGTGCGTTAA
- a CDS encoding alkyl sulfatase C-terminal domain-containing protein: MATIEECREALKEFAGKLGEMDESNKKLVRTVSLRVPDLDVTFHGTLREGTLEDVTTEPSDRAQIRLTINSDDLLALVAGDLNFASAWARGRVKLEASFSDLLRLRKLV; the protein is encoded by the coding sequence GTGGCCACCATCGAGGAATGCCGGGAAGCACTGAAGGAATTCGCCGGGAAGCTCGGCGAGATGGACGAGTCGAACAAGAAGCTCGTACGGACCGTGAGCCTGCGGGTCCCGGATCTGGACGTGACCTTTCACGGGACGCTGCGCGAGGGGACGTTGGAGGACGTCACCACCGAGCCGAGCGACCGGGCGCAGATCCGGCTGACGATCAACAGTGACGATCTGCTCGCGCTGGTCGCCGGGGATCTGAACTTCGCTTCGGCGTGGGCTCGGGGGCGGGTGAAGCTGGAGGCTTCGTTCTCGGACCTGCTGCGGCTTCGGAAGCTGGTCTGA
- a CDS encoding TetR/AcrR family transcriptional regulator: MTAPARRTQEERSAATRRLLLDATVECLVKHGYAGTTTTRVSELAGVSRGAQVHHFATKDELVVAAVRHLAEQQATDVLARPDLLAGSADPVGDALELLWKAHQGPTFDAAIELWVAARTDPELREATTAFERALTARFAEVSVVLFGPAVTALPDFQLRLLTALEAIRGLRMVSFLHPHPSARLDERWQRSKALLRPLFEQAP; the protein is encoded by the coding sequence GTGACCGCACCCGCACGCCGCACCCAGGAGGAACGCTCCGCCGCGACCCGCCGCCTGCTGCTCGACGCGACCGTCGAGTGCCTGGTGAAGCACGGCTACGCCGGCACCACGACCACGCGGGTCTCGGAGCTGGCCGGGGTCTCGCGCGGGGCCCAGGTGCACCACTTCGCGACCAAGGACGAGCTGGTCGTGGCGGCGGTGCGGCATCTGGCCGAGCAGCAGGCCACGGACGTGCTGGCCCGGCCGGACCTGCTGGCGGGCTCCGCCGACCCCGTCGGGGACGCGCTGGAGCTGCTGTGGAAGGCCCATCAGGGCCCGACGTTCGACGCCGCGATCGAGCTGTGGGTGGCCGCGCGGACCGATCCGGAGCTGCGGGAGGCGACGACCGCGTTCGAGCGGGCGCTGACCGCGCGGTTCGCGGAGGTCTCGGTGGTGCTGTTCGGACCGGCGGTGACCGCGCTGCCGGACTTCCAGCTGCGGCTGCTGACCGCGCTGGAGGCGATCAGGGGGCTGCGGATGGTCTCGTTCCTGCATCCCCATCCCTCGGCGCGGCTCGATGAGCGCTGGCAGAGGTCGAAGGCGCTGCTGCGGCCGTTGTTCGAACAGGCGCCCTGA